The DNA region GCATTACCACCGCCACGCCGAAGGGTCGGTCGGCGGGACGCGAGTCGTCAGCCTCGCGCCCGTGTGGGAACGCTACTACTGGCTCGATCCCGAGACGCTGGCGTTGGATTCGTACGAGACGCCCAACTCGGACGCGCCCTGAGTCGAACGTCGAGTTCCGATTCCGTTCGCGGAGACAGTCTCTCGTCGACACCGGTCGGCGAACGACTTTGCCGCCCCCGTCCGTTCGCCGACACGTGTTCCGACGCACGCTGCTTCGCCGGGGCGGTACGGCGCTCGCCGGTCTCTGTGCCGGGATGAGAGACGCCGACATCGGCGGTGTCGACGCCGGCGATACCGAAGCCGTCGACGCTATCGACGCCGACCCCAGGGTCTCCGGCGACGCGCAGTCGACGTACCGGAACCCCGTCTACGACCGCGTCTTCGCGGACCCGGCGATCGTCCGCGACGACGACGGGACGTTCTACGCCTACGCGACGTACAACGACTGGGGCAGCGCTCGCCCGCGGCGGCTGATTCCGATACTCCGCTCCGATGACCTCGTGCACTGGGAGTACGTCGGCGAGGCACTCCGGCGGATTCCGGAGTGGCGCGGCTCCCGGAACTTCGGTCTCTGGGCACCGGACGTGCGGCGAATCGGCGGTCGGTACGTCCTCTACTACTCGCTCGTGCGTTTCGGCGACGACAACCCCGCCATCGGCGCCGCCGTCGCCGAGACGCCCGCCGGACCGTTCGAGGACCGCGGGAAGGTCCTCCAGAGCGACGGCATCGGGCTCCCGAACACCATCGACCCCTGTCCGCACGTCGCGGACGGCACGCCGTACCTCTTCTTCGGGAGCCACAGGGGAATCTACGGCGTCCACCTGACGCCGAACGGACTGTCCGTCGCGGGCGACCCGTTCCAGATTGCGGGCGACGGCGTCGAAGCGCCGTACGTCGTCCGGCGGAACGGTCGGTACTACCTCTTCGGCTCGCGCGGCACCTGCTGCGAGGGGGCGAAGAGCACCTACCACGTCGTTGTCGGCCGCGCCGAGTCGCTTCGGGGGCCGTACCGCAACCGCGACGGGGAGCGACTACTCGACGCGCCGGGGACGACGATTCTCCGCGGCGACGACGCCTTCGCGGCACCCGGCCACAACTCCGTCGTCGCCGCCGATAACGGCGACTG from Haloprofundus halobius includes:
- a CDS encoding metallophosphoesterase family protein codes for the protein MLCHQAPHGVLRIGGRDVGCDPVDEVIEALSPDLCLLGHYHRHAEGSVGGTRVVSLAPVWERYYWLDPETLALDSYETPNSDAP
- a CDS encoding family 43 glycosylhydrolase, coding for MFRRTLLRRGGTALAGLCAGMRDADIGGVDAGDTEAVDAIDADPRVSGDAQSTYRNPVYDRVFADPAIVRDDDGTFYAYATYNDWGSARPRRLIPILRSDDLVHWEYVGEALRRIPEWRGSRNFGLWAPDVRRIGGRYVLYYSLVRFGDDNPAIGAAVAETPAGPFEDRGKVLQSDGIGLPNTIDPCPHVADGTPYLFFGSHRGIYGVHLTPNGLSVAGDPFQIAGDGVEAPYVVRRNGRYYLFGSRGTCCEGAKSTYHVVVGRAESLRGPYRNRDGERLLDAPGTTILRGDDAFAAPGHNSVVAADNGDWWTLYHAYERSNPWAWSGEVPRRVLMLDRLAWENGWPTVPTQTPSRVASAPTVGR